GCGGGCCTCAACATCGTCGCCCCGCCCATGCCGGTCCTGCTGACCGTCGAGGACGGCGAGATCGTGCCCTCCGACTATGCCAGGAACGCCCGCCAGGCCGGCCTCGACATCATCTCCTGGACCACCGAGCGCTCCGGGCGCATCGTCGAGGAGGTCCTGGAGGGCCGCGGCAGCGCCTTCTACTACCAGACCACCCTGGAGGCCCTGGAGAGCGACGGCGACATCCTGCGCACCATCGACGTGCTGGCCCAGGACGTCGGCATCATCGCCCTCTTCTCCGACTGGCCCGCCACCACCACCTTCTATGCCAACTGCAAGAAGGTGCAGGCCGGCCGCCCGGGCGACGACGAAGACGACGACGACGAGTAAGCCGCCCGCCGCGCCGCCGCCGGCCCACGAAACTCCTTGATCTCCGCGCCCCTTTGCTGCTCAACTATTGGGTGTGAAGGTCTTGCACCTTCGCTGCCGAGAAACGGGGGGCTGTCTTGAAGACGCTCGGCAAGCTGTGGCGGCTGCTGTCCGGCGCCCGGGAGGGGCTCCGGCGAGAGGAGATGGACGGCGCCCATTTCGCCACTCTGGGCGACCGCCCCTTCGTCGGCTGTCGACCCTGCGCGCCGGAGCCCCGGCGCCTCGACCCCCCGGCCGACCTTGCCCCCAAGGCCACCGACCGCCCGGTGGCAGACAACGACTAGATCGAAATCGACCGCCGGGCCCCGGCCGACTGGGGCGTCAGGCGGACTCCACATCGCCGGCGCGCGATGACCCCTTGATCGTGCCGGCCTTTTGCGGAACAACTGCGCCGACCGGGCCTGCGCGTTTCGGAGCGAGAGGCGATGACATGTTGAGAACCTTGGGCAAGCTGCGGCGCCTGCTGTCCGGCGCCCGCGCCGGCCTGCGCCGCGAGGAGATGGACGGCGCCCACTTCGCGACCCTGGGCGACCGCCCCTTCGTCGGCTGCCAGCCCTGCGCCCCGGACCCCCAGGGCCGCGCCGCGCCGGCCGCCAGGCCCAATCCCCCCGCCGCCCCGCGCCCCGCCGGCGACGACGGCTGAGCCCGCGCCGCGCGGGACGAGGGTCCTCTTCGCCGGGCCGGCGCCTCCTGGCCGGTCCGATCTCGCCGAGGCTGGCAGGCTGGACTACCCTTTGGGCGCGCGGCCTCTGGGCGGCGCGGCCGAAACCGCCGACGCGCGAGAGATCCCGGATGGGGGGAATGAAACGGGCCTTGACCTCTGCGCTCCACGCCGCGGCCGCCGCTCGTTTGGCCGCGGGCCTCCTGCTGCTGAGCCTCGCGGCCTGCGCCCCGCCCTGGGCGGTGGACGCCGAGACGGCGGCCTCGCCCGCCGCCGCGGAGGCGCCGGACGAGGCCCCGCTCTCCGACGTCTGGCCGCCCTTGGCGGAGCCCTGGACCGGCGATCTCGACGGCATGATCGAGCGCGGCCAGATCCGCCTGCTCACCAGCTTCAGCCTCGGCACCTACTTCATCGACGGCGGCCGGCCGCGCGGCACGCTCGCCGAGGGCGCCGAGGCCTTCCGGCGCTTCTTCAGGCAGAAGCTCGGGGAGCGGGCCAAGGCCCTCAAGCTGGTCATCATCCCGGTGCGCCGGGACCAGCTCCTGCCCTTCCTGGTCGAGGGCTACGGCGATCTCGCCTCGGCGACCCTCAGGATCACGCCGCGCCGCCGGGCGCTGGTCGACTTCTCCCTGCCCTTCACCGACCGGGACCGGGAGCACCTGATCCTGGGCCCGGCCTCGCCCGCGCTCGCGAGCCTGGACGACCTCGCCGGCCAGGAGGTGGTGGTCCGCGAGGACTCCAGCTATTTCGACAGCCTCCAGGACCTCAACGCCGACTTCCGCGCCCGCGGCCGGCCCGAGATCGAGATCACCCTGGCCGACCCGCGGCTGGAGACCGAGGACCTGATCGAGATGGTCCACGCCGGCCTGCTGCCGATGACCGTGGCCGACGACTTCCGCACCCGCCTCTGGACCCGGGTCTTCGGCGACCTCGAGACCCGCGACGACCTCGTGGTCCACGACCGCGGCGAGATCGCCGTCGCCCTGCGCAAGGACAGCCCGCAGCTCAAGGCCCTGGTCGACGACTACGTCCGGACCCACCGGCTGGGCACCCGGATCGCCAACCTCGCGGTCGCGCGCTACCGGGACCGGGTCGACTGGGTGCGCCCGGCGCTCAAGCGCGAGCCCTTCCACCGCTTCCAGGAGGCCGAGGCGCTGTTCCGCAAGTACGGCGCGCGCTACGGCTTCGACTGGCTGCTGCTGGCGAGCTTCGCCTACCAGGAGTCCCGCCTCGACCAGGGCGCGCGCAGCCCGGCCGGCGCGGTCGGCATCATGCAGGTCCTGCCCTCGACGGCCCGGGACCCGGCGGTCGGCATCCCGGACATCGAGCGCCTGGAGGACAACGTCCACGCCGGCACCAAGTACCTCGCCGTACTGCGCGACCGCTACTTCGCCGATCCGGCCCTCGATCCCTTCGAGCGCAGCCTCTTCACCATGGCCGGCTACAACGCCGGGCCCAACCGGGTGAACCGCCTGCGCCGGCGGGCCGCGGACCGCGGCCTCGACCCCGACCGCTGGTTCAACAACGTCGAGCTGGTGGTCGCCGCCGCGGTCGGCCGCGAGCCGGTCGACTACGTGCGCAACATCTACCAGTACTACGTCGCCTACAAACGCGGCCTCGCCGAACTGGAAGAACGCAAGAAAGCCCGCCCCCAACCCGACGGCTGACCCGCTCCAGCAAGTCCCCGACCCTGGCAACCGCGACCCCTCTCCCCGAGTGGGAGAGGGCTAAGTGTCCGAAGCGAGTCCCGCCCCTCACCCACTCGCTCCGCTCGCCGCCCTTTCCCCCGGGGAGAGGGTTGAAGAGGCTTGGCGAGGCGAAGGCCGAGCCCTAGCCGGAGCTGGGTGAGGGGGAACGGCAGGAGAGGAGTCCCGGCCGCCGACCACTTTTCAACCTCGTCCTGAGCCTGTCGAACCCCGCACCGCAACCACCTTGCCGCCATCCAAGCCGCCCTGCAGGCCGCCGGCGTCGAGTTCATCCCGGAAAACGGAGGCGGGCTGGGGCTGCGGCTCAAGAGGGGCTCGGCGGATAAGGCGGAGTAACAGCGTTGTCAGCAAAAATTCGTAGAATATGGCCGTAGTCGCGGTCGACTTCTCTCGTCCGAAGCGTGGTCGGCGGTCGGCCTGTTCCAAGTCGGCCCGGCGCTCCAATGTCCAAGGTCTGCTCTTGGCTCCAACCCGGACCCGTCTTCACAGCCCCAAAGCACCTCCATCGATGACCCGAAGCCG
This region of Kiloniellales bacterium genomic DNA includes:
- a CDS encoding transglycosylase SLT domain-containing protein produces the protein MKRALTSALHAAAAARLAAGLLLLSLAACAPPWAVDAETAASPAAAEAPDEAPLSDVWPPLAEPWTGDLDGMIERGQIRLLTSFSLGTYFIDGGRPRGTLAEGAEAFRRFFRQKLGERAKALKLVIIPVRRDQLLPFLVEGYGDLASATLRITPRRRALVDFSLPFTDRDREHLILGPASPALASLDDLAGQEVVVREDSSYFDSLQDLNADFRARGRPEIEITLADPRLETEDLIEMVHAGLLPMTVADDFRTRLWTRVFGDLETRDDLVVHDRGEIAVALRKDSPQLKALVDDYVRTHRLGTRIANLAVARYRDRVDWVRPALKREPFHRFQEAEALFRKYGARYGFDWLLLASFAYQESRLDQGARSPAGAVGIMQVLPSTARDPAVGIPDIERLEDNVHAGTKYLAVLRDRYFADPALDPFERSLFTMAGYNAGPNRVNRLRRRAADRGLDPDRWFNNVELVVAAAVGREPVDYVRNIYQYYVAYKRGLAELEERKKARPQPDG